Proteins encoded within one genomic window of Alteribacter populi:
- the refZ gene encoding forespore capture DNA-binding protein RefZ produces the protein MSSRTASKEKVLRAAIDLFNVKGYSGTSVRDIAAQAEANAALISYYFGSKQGLLEHLMTDFLEGYVASIERHTFHMDQTGCGAALLSSIWDVLVYQQSKHHLARFVHREITLDTILVRELMTTYLTKEKSLYKKIVKVGFEKGEFRHPPNDYWILQLRGMLILPFLHPQYIREVYHLMPHENHFIQRYYQELTGWLSQLFDAEIPKEVLDNHT, from the coding sequence ATGTCATCGCGTACAGCATCAAAAGAAAAGGTGTTACGTGCAGCTATTGATCTATTCAACGTTAAAGGCTATTCCGGAACGTCAGTTAGGGATATTGCAGCTCAAGCAGAAGCTAATGCGGCATTAATATCGTATTATTTCGGAAGTAAACAAGGCCTTTTAGAACATTTAATGACCGACTTTTTAGAGGGGTATGTAGCCTCAATTGAACGCCACACTTTTCATATGGATCAAACCGGTTGTGGTGCTGCATTATTATCGTCCATTTGGGACGTTTTAGTTTATCAGCAAAGTAAACATCACCTTGCTAGATTTGTTCACAGGGAGATTACGTTAGATACGATCTTAGTTAGAGAATTGATGACCACGTATTTAACAAAAGAAAAATCGTTGTACAAAAAGATTGTTAAAGTGGGTTTTGAAAAGGGAGAATTTCGTCATCCTCCTAACGATTATTGGATCTTACAGCTTAGGGGAATGCTCATCTTACCTTTTTTACATCCGCAGTATATTCGGGAGGTCTACCACCTCATGCCTCATGAAAATCATTTTATTCAACGCTATTACCAGGAACTCACTGGTTGGTTGTCTCAACTATTTGATGCTGAGATTCCAAAGGAGGTCCTTGACAACCACACATAA